The Polaribacter sp. HaHaR_3_91 genomic sequence TCTTAGGAAGAAATTACTCTGCGCAAGAGGCTTATGAAATGGGGATGGTAAATGCCGTTATTCCTCATGACGAATTAGAAGATACCGCTTATGAGTGGGCACAAGAAATTTTAGAAAAAAGTCCGACTTCTATAAAAATGCTAAAGTTTGCTATGAACTTAACAGACGACGGAATGGTTGGTCAACAAGTTTTTGCAGGAGAAGCAACAAGACTTGCTTATATGACTGATGAAGCAAAAGAAGGAAGAGATGCTTTTCTTGAAAAGAGAAAACCAAACTTCCCTAAAAAATGGATACCATAGTTGATTAGGCAATTTCAGTTTAAAGCTATAGTATTTAGTTTTAGTAATATGTTTGAGCTTGCTCTAAAAGAAATAAATAATTAAAACTCCAAATTACCCAGTTTGCAGTTCCTTCCTGTCGGGAAGGTTAGGATGGGCAGTTTTTATGAAACCACAAGTAGTCTCTTTTTTAATAAAATGTCCAGATCAAAAAGGATTGGTAGCTAAAATCACCACTTTTTTCTATGAAAATGGATTCAATATTTTAAGTTCTCAACAGTATGTAAATTCTGTTGAGAATACATATTTTATGAGAGTTCGTTTAAATGCTGATGGAACAAATATTTCTAAAGAAGCATTAGAAAATAACTTTCAACAACTAGCAACACCTTTGCGTATAGATTGGTCTGTTAATTATGGCGATAAAAAACAAAATGTAGCCATTATGGTTTCGCATACTAGTCATAATTTATATGATTTGTTAGAACGCTCTAAAGAAGGACGTTTAGACTGTAATGTAAAAATGATTATCAGTAATCATAATAAATTAAGGTATGTTGCAGATATGTTTAATATTCCTTTTTATCATTTGCCAGTTACAAAGGAGACCAAAAGAGATCAAGAAGATCAAGTTGTGCAATTGCTAGATGCTAATGAAGTAGATTTAGTTATTATGGCGAGGTATATGCAGATTTTATCTTCAGATTTTATCAAACATTATCCAGAGAAAATCATCAATATTCATCATTCTTTTTTACCAGCTTTTCAAGGGGCAAATCCGTATAAAAAAGCCTATGAAAGAGGAGTGAAGTTAATTGGAGCAACAGCACATTATGCAACGGTAGATTTAGATGAAGGCCCAATTATTGAGCAAGATGTAAAACCTGTAACGCACGAAAGTACACCAACAACCTTAAAGAGGATTGGTGCAGATATAGAGAAATTGGTGTTGGCAAGAGCGGTTAAAAACCACTTGAATCATCAAATAATAGTTTCAGGAAATAGAGCTATTGTTTTTCCGGAAGCAGGAGAGTAAAAAAGTATGCAGTAATTCAGTTGCAGTTGGCAGTTTAGAGTTATAACATACTTTAATTATAATTTTAAACCATTTAATTTTCAATACATAAAAATGAAAATAATTTGTATTGGGCGCAATTACGCAAAACACATAGAAGAATTAGCAAATGAAAGACCAGAGAATCCTGTTGTTTTTCTAAAGCCAGATTCTGCTATTTTACCAAGAAAAAATCCATTTTTTATTCCGCCTTTTTCTGATGACGTTCATTATGAAGTAGAGGTTTTGGTAAAAATAAATAAAGTAGGTAAACATATTGATGCAAAATTTGCTCATAAATATTATGATGAAATCGGATTAGGAATCGATTTTACCGCAAGAGATGTACAAGCAAAATGCAAGGAAAAAGGTTTGCCTTGGGAAAAAGCAAAAGCATTTGACGGAAGTGCCGTTATTGGTGAGTTTTATCCGAAGGAAGAATTTGATTTAGAGAACTTAAAATTTCAATTGTATAAAAATAATGAAATTGTTCAGGATGGTAACACCAATGCTATGTTGTGGAAAACCGATGAACTAATTGCTTATGTTTCTCAATATTTCACCTTAAAAAAAGGAGATATTATTTTTACAGGTACACCAGCAGGTGTTGGAAAAGTTGTAGAAAACGATAACTTAAAAGGTGTTATTGAAGGGAAAGAAGCTTTTAATATTAGAGTAAAGTAGGTTGATAAATTTTACGATACAAATAATAGTATCAATATTTGTTGGGATTTGTTTTATGTATTTGGCTAAAAGGTTTGAAAAAAATAATATCTTTTATTTTTGTATAGGTTTTTTTGTCTCTCTTGCAATCCGAATTATTTATTTACTTATTTATGGCTTTTTTACAGATTTTAAACTTCAGCAAGATTTTGAATCTAATAGAAATTTATCGGTCTTATTGAGTGTTATTCTTTCATATTTCCTTTTTGTTTTTTTACGAAAAAGATTAAAGAATAAAAATTTAGATTATCAAAATATAAATGAAATAGGCGCATAATGAATGCAGAAATTATTACAATAGGAGATGAAATTCTAATTGGTCAGATTGTTGATACCAATTCACAATTTATTGGTCAGGAATTAAATAAAATAGGAGTTTCAGTTTATCAAATTACTTCCATTCAAGATGATAGGCAACATATTCTTAACGCTTTAAAGGAAGCGCAAGAAAGAGTAGATATTGTTATTTTAACAGGTGGTTTAGGACCTACAAAAGATGATATCACTAAAAAAACAATTGCAGAATATTTTAATGATCATCAATTAATAGAATATCCTGAAGTAATTGAGCAAATAAAAGAGATGTTTATAAAAGTAAATCATCCTTTTAATGAAGTGCAAAGGTATCAGGCTCAATTGCCATCAAAAGCAACCTTATTAAAGAATGTTTTTGGTACAGCACCCGGAATGTGGTTTTACGAAAACGAGACTGTCTTTGTGTCACTTCCAGGAGTTCCGTATGAAATGAAAGGTTTAATTACCAATGAGGTATTACCAAAAATTCAACAGCAGTTTAAATTACCTTTCATTCTTCATAAGACAATTATGACCTATGGACAAGGTGAAAGCATGATTGCAGAAAGAATTGAAGATTTCGAAAACAATTTACCACCTTATATTAAGTTGGCCTATTTACCTTCATTTGGTAAAGTGAGGTTGCGTTTATCCGCCAAAGGTGCTCACAAAGGAATTTTAGAAAAAGAACTGAATGATAAAGTTGCAGAAATTTATCAATTAATACCCGAAATTATTACTGGTTTAGATGACGATAGTTCTTTAGAAAAAAGAGTAGGAGCATTATTAAAAAGAAATAATGAAACAATTTCTACAGCAGAAAGCTTAACTGGAGGTCAAATTGCAGCAAATTTAGTGTCAGTTGCAGGTTCATCGGACTATTATAAAGGTAGTTTTGTAACGTATTCTGCAGAAATGAAAATTAATTTATTAGGTGTTTCCGCAGAAACAATCAATAAATATAGCGTTGTTAGTAAGGAGGTAGCTTTAGAAATGGCAAGAGGAGTGAAGGCTAAATTGCAGACAAATTATGCAATTGCAGTTACTGGTAATGCAGGACCAAGTACAGATAATACAGACAAAAGTGTAGGTATTGTGTATATTGCTTTTATATCGGATACTACAGAGTTGGTGCAAGAATTTGACTTTGGCCAGCCAAGAGAAAAAGTAATTAATAGAACGGTAAGTAAGGCTTTAGAAATAGCAAATAAAGAAATTCTTAAAAAATAATTAAAATTGTTTTGTTCAGAATTAGAATTAAGTGTATATTTGCACCTCGTTTAGAGATAACACTATAAATACTGTCGAAAAGATGTCTAGAGTTTGTGAATTAACAGGTAAAAAAGCAATGGTTGGGAACAATGTATCTCATGCTTTAAATAGAACTAAGAGAAAGTTTGACGCTAATCTAATGACCAAGCGTTTTTATATCCCAGAAGAAGATAAATGGATAACATTAAAAGTTTCTGCTTCTGCATTAAAAAATATTAACAAGAAAGGAATTTCTTCAGTTATAAAAGACGCGAGAGCTAACGGATTTTTAACTAAATAAGCGCTCAAGCGATTTAAAATTTTATACAAATGGCAAAAAAAGGTAACAGAGTTCAGGTAATTTTAGAATGCACAGAGCATAAAGCTTCTGGTAAAGCAGGTACTTCTAGATACATTACAACAAAGAACAAAAAGAACACTCCTGATAGAATGGAAATTAAAAAATTCAATCCTATCTTAAAGAAAATGACTGTTCACAAAGAAATTAAATAATTAAACTGTCTAGAACTCAGAATAGAGCACATAGATTAAAAAACTTAGACAATGGCAAAGAAAACAGTAGCATCGTTACAAACATCTTCAAAAAGATTAAGTAAAGCTATCAAAATGGTAAAATCTCCTAAATCTGGAGCTTATACTTTCGTAGAAACTATTTTAGATCCTTCTAAAGTAGATGCTTTTTTAGCAAAAAAGTAGTAATTACTACATAAAAATATATAAAACTACTTTCTAATTTAGAAGGTAGTTTTTTTTGTGTCTTATAATTACGTATTTTTGGGCGTTTCCTAAAAAGGTCGCGCTTTACATTATATCTTTTCTTAGACTGTTATGGTTAAGAAAATTTTGTGGTTTTAATGAAAATCTTTAAATTTAAATTAAATAATTATATTTATAAGAAAAGGATGTCATTTCAATCGCTAACGCAAGCTTTTTTAGTGACAATTTGACCAAACCCAACAAGTGGCACGTTTTTTAACGTATTGCTATTATAGTATAAAAGATAAAAATGAGTTTTTTTAAAAAAATATTTTCAAAAGAAAAAAAAGAAACCTTAGACAAGGGATTAGAAAAGTCTAAGGAAAGTTTCTTTGGCAAACTAACCAAAGCTGTTGCAGGTAAATCTAAGGTAGATGATGCTGTTTTAGACAATCTAGAAGAAATATTAGTAGCTTCTGATGTTGGTGTAGGTACAACGCTTAAAGTTATTGAAAGAATAGAAGATAGAGTTGCCAAAGACAAATATGTTGGTACAGATGAATTAAATAGAATTCTACGTGAGGAAATTGCAGGCTTACTTTCTGAAACCAATATTGGTAACGAAACTGAATTTGTAATTCCGGAAATCCCTAAAGACAAGGACGGTAATAAAATGCCTTATGTTTTAATGGTAGTTGGTGTAAATGGAGTTGGTAAAACAACTACTATTGGTAAATTAGCCGCACAATTTAAAAAGCAAGGATTAAAAGTTGTTTTAGGTGCAGCAGATACTTTTAGGGCAGCAGCAATAGATCAATTACAAGTGTGGGCCGACAGAACAGGTGTACCAATTGTACGTCAAGAAATGGGATCTGATCCAGCTTCTGTAGCTTTTGATACTTTAAAATCTGCAGTAAATCAAGATGCAGATGTTGTTATTATAGATACCGCTGGTCGTTTACATAATAAGATAAACCTAATGAATGAGTTGACCAAGATAAAACGTGTTATGCAAAAAGTGGTAGCAGATTCTCCACATGATGTATTGCTAGTTTTAGATGGTTCTACTGGTCAGAATGCTTTTGAACAAGCAAAGCAATTTACTTTAGCAACAGAAGTTACTTCTTTAGCAGTTACTAAATTAGATGGTACAGCAAAAGGTGGAGTTGTTATTGGTATTTCAGATCAGTTTAAAATTCCTGTAAAATATATTGGAGTAGGAGAAGGAATTGATGATTTACAAGTGTTTAATAAACATGAATTTGTAGATTCATTTTTTAAATAAACCAATCTTATTTTATTTTATAAAAATCTGAAATAAATTCAGATAGACAAAAAAAGAAGCCTCACAAATTGTGAGGCTTTTTCTATGATTATACTTTTTGTAAATTATTATTCTGTTAAAAGACCTTCTACAGAAAGATAACGTTCTCCAGTATCATAATTCATGGTTAATATAACTTCTTCACCTTTTAAGGTTGCTAACTGTTTTCTAACAGCCGCTAAAGAGGCTCCTGTAGAAATACCTACTAAGATTCCTTCTGTTTTTGCAATGTTTTTAACTTCTGCAAATGCTTCTTCATTCGTTATTTTAACAGCACCATCAATTATGTCTTTATTGAATGTTTCAGGAAAGAAGCCTGGTCCAATTCCTTGTAATTTATGAGGTCCTGGTTCGCCTCCAGAAATAATAGAAGATCCTGTAGGTTCCACTGCCAATACTTTTATACTCGGATATTTTTCTTTTAAAACCTCTGCCATACCTGTAATATGTCCGCCAGTTCCAACACCAGTAATTAAATAATCTAAACCTTCAGGAAAGTCGTTTACTACTTCTTGAGCAGTAGTTTTATGATGGATTTCTGGGTTTGCAGGATTTGTAAATTGCGATGGCATCCACGCATTTTTATTTTCAGCGACCATTTCGTGCGCCTTTGCGATAGTACCTCCTAAACCAAGTTCTTTAGGGGTAAGTACTAAATTAGCTCCGTAAGCTTTCATTAAAGCACGTCTTTCTACGGACATAGATTCTGGCATCACTAAAGTAAGCTTCAAGTTTTTTACAGCAGCTACCATTGCTAAACCAACACCAGTATTACCAGAGGTTGGTTCTATAATTTCTGTATCTTTATTTATTAGGTTCTTGCTTTCAGCATCTTCAATCATTGCCAATGCAATTCTATCCTTAATACTTCCACCTGGGTTTGCTTTTTCTAGTTTCATCCAAACATTTGCATTTGGAAATAATTTTGCCAATCGTACAACCGGTGTGTTACCGATACCTTCTAATATATTATTGATTTTCATGAAAATTTTATATTTAGTTTGTATTGTTATTTCTTAGAGTACTAAGTTAGAAAATTCAGTTAAAATAGCCTTAGTATTAATCCTAATTTAATCCTAAATTAGAAATAGGAGTTTTAACATTTCTTAAAAAGTATGGTGTTTTATAGAATTCCTTAAATGGACTAAAGTAAGTTGCTTGTAAAGTTATATCATAAAAAAAAGCCCCACAAATGTGAGGCTTTTTATATGAGAATAAGTAATCAGTTACTTATTGATTTACTTTACTTTTAAATTTATCAAACTCATTAGATTCTTTTTTAGGCCAGCTATTGTTAGAAGTATCTACATCTGCTGTTTCAAAATCTGGATCTACAGTTATGCTTGTAATTTCTTTGGTAGAAGAAAAAACTCTTTTAGCACTAGTGTCATTTTTCATCCAAATCTGTGCCGGAAATGTTTGTTTATCAGTAGTTCCATCTGCATAGGTTAATCCTACAATAATTGGCATTACTAAACCTCCTGGTTTTTCAAATTCTACTGCATATAAATAAGAAGGAACTTCTTTGCCATTTGTGTGAGCATCCATTGCTTTTGCATTGGCATCTTCTTTTTTATCTGTGATGTAAACTAATTCTCCTAAACCATCAAAATATTGCTTGTATTGTTCTTTTAACTTTGTAACTCTTTCATTAGGTTTGTCTGTTAAATATAAAGGTTTTACTTCTTTAATACCGATGTCTGTTACATCTGTAGTATAGAACCAACCTCTCCAAAACCAATCTAAATCCATCGCAGAAGCATCTTCCATTGTTCTAAAAAAATCAGAAGGTGTTGGGTGTTTAAACATCCATCTTTGCGAGTAGGTTCTAAATGCGTGGTCAAATAATTCTGGTCCCATAATAGTTGTACGCAAAATGTATAAAGCCGCTGCAGGTTTTGTGTATGCGTTTGGTCCAAATTGTTTTACGTAATCTCCTTGAGACATAATAGGGGAGATATTACTTTGGTCTCCGCCCATGTATCTTGTTATTTCTTTAGCTGGATTTTTTGAAAACAAATCATAATCATAAGAAAACTCTGCTAATATTTCTACAAAAGAGTTTAAACCTTCATCCATCCAAGTCCATTGTCTTTCATCAGAATTTACAATCATCGGGAAAAAGTTATGACCTACTTCGTGAACAATTACTCCAATCATTCCTTTTTTCGTTCTATCAGAATAGGTTCCATCAGGATTAGGACGACCAAAGTTGAAACAAATCATTGGGTATTCCATTCCTTGTCTTTCTGAGTGTACAGAAATTGCTTTAGAATATGGGTAGTCAAACGTTAATTTAGAATATTCTATTAAAGTGTGTGCAACTGCTCTTGTAGAGTGCTCTTCCCATAAAGGATTTCCT encodes the following:
- the purU gene encoding formyltetrahydrofolate deformylase; translated protein: MKPQVVSFLIKCPDQKGLVAKITTFFYENGFNILSSQQYVNSVENTYFMRVRLNADGTNISKEALENNFQQLATPLRIDWSVNYGDKKQNVAIMVSHTSHNLYDLLERSKEGRLDCNVKMIISNHNKLRYVADMFNIPFYHLPVTKETKRDQEDQVVQLLDANEVDLVIMARYMQILSSDFIKHYPEKIINIHHSFLPAFQGANPYKKAYERGVKLIGATAHYATVDLDEGPIIEQDVKPVTHESTPTTLKRIGADIEKLVLARAVKNHLNHQIIVSGNRAIVFPEAGE
- the ftsY gene encoding signal recognition particle-docking protein FtsY; protein product: MSFFKKIFSKEKKETLDKGLEKSKESFFGKLTKAVAGKSKVDDAVLDNLEEILVASDVGVGTTLKVIERIEDRVAKDKYVGTDELNRILREEIAGLLSETNIGNETEFVIPEIPKDKDGNKMPYVLMVVGVNGVGKTTTIGKLAAQFKKQGLKVVLGAADTFRAAAIDQLQVWADRTGVPIVRQEMGSDPASVAFDTLKSAVNQDADVVIIDTAGRLHNKINLMNELTKIKRVMQKVVADSPHDVLLVLDGSTGQNAFEQAKQFTLATEVTSLAVTKLDGTAKGGVVIGISDQFKIPVKYIGVGEGIDDLQVFNKHEFVDSFFK
- a CDS encoding competence/damage-inducible protein A, producing the protein MNAEIITIGDEILIGQIVDTNSQFIGQELNKIGVSVYQITSIQDDRQHILNALKEAQERVDIVILTGGLGPTKDDITKKTIAEYFNDHQLIEYPEVIEQIKEMFIKVNHPFNEVQRYQAQLPSKATLLKNVFGTAPGMWFYENETVFVSLPGVPYEMKGLITNEVLPKIQQQFKLPFILHKTIMTYGQGESMIAERIEDFENNLPPYIKLAYLPSFGKVRLRLSAKGAHKGILEKELNDKVAEIYQLIPEIITGLDDDSSLEKRVGALLKRNNETISTAESLTGGQIAANLVSVAGSSDYYKGSFVTYSAEMKINLLGVSAETINKYSVVSKEVALEMARGVKAKLQTNYAIAVTGNAGPSTDNTDKSVGIVYIAFISDTTELVQEFDFGQPREKVINRTVSKALEIANKEILKK
- the rpmG gene encoding 50S ribosomal protein L33 → MAKKGNRVQVILECTEHKASGKAGTSRYITTKNKKNTPDRMEIKKFNPILKKMTVHKEIK
- the rpmB gene encoding 50S ribosomal protein L28, with the protein product MSRVCELTGKKAMVGNNVSHALNRTKRKFDANLMTKRFYIPEEDKWITLKVSASALKNINKKGISSVIKDARANGFLTK
- a CDS encoding DUF4295 family protein; amino-acid sequence: MAKKTVASLQTSSKRLSKAIKMVKSPKSGAYTFVETILDPSKVDAFLAKK
- a CDS encoding fumarylacetoacetate hydrolase family protein, producing MKIICIGRNYAKHIEELANERPENPVVFLKPDSAILPRKNPFFIPPFSDDVHYEVEVLVKINKVGKHIDAKFAHKYYDEIGLGIDFTARDVQAKCKEKGLPWEKAKAFDGSAVIGEFYPKEEFDLENLKFQLYKNNEIVQDGNTNAMLWKTDELIAYVSQYFTLKKGDIIFTGTPAGVGKVVENDNLKGVIEGKEAFNIRVK
- a CDS encoding M1 family metallopeptidase, coding for MKKFTLFVFSLFFVAAGTFAQEKKEESKTLQGHTDQNKFRQLKDVLATPNDQHAASGAPGSQYTQQKVDYVMDIRLEESTNKIYGDETITYHNNSKDQLEYLWVQLDQNMRADDSKTPLAQSTGATPFITPENFQKDFMNEGKGFGFNIEEVESNGKPLSHFINRTMMRINLPKPLASGDTFKFSIKWNYKINDINKDGGRSGLETFPDGNNNYTIAQFFPRLAVYNNVEGWQNMQFWGRSEFALEFGDYEVNITVPADHIVDATGDLQNEKNVLTKTQRNRWEKARKTFDNPVMIVTQAEAEEAEKGRATKTKTWTFKAEKVRDFAFASSRKYIWDAMATNINGKTVMAVSLYPKEGNPLWEEHSTRAVAHTLIEYSKLTFDYPYSKAISVHSERQGMEYPMICFNFGRPNPDGTYSDRTKKGMIGVIVHEVGHNFFPMIVNSDERQWTWMDEGLNSFVEILAEFSYDYDLFSKNPAKEITRYMGGDQSNISPIMSQGDYVKQFGPNAYTKPAAALYILRTTIMGPELFDHAFRTYSQRWMFKHPTPSDFFRTMEDASAMDLDWFWRGWFYTTDVTDIGIKEVKPLYLTDKPNERVTKLKEQYKQYFDGLGELVYITDKKEDANAKAMDAHTNGKEVPSYLYAVEFEKPGGLVMPIIVGLTYADGTTDKQTFPAQIWMKNDTSAKRVFSSTKEITSITVDPDFETADVDTSNNSWPKKESNEFDKFKSKVNQ
- the cysK gene encoding cysteine synthase A — translated: MKINNILEGIGNTPVVRLAKLFPNANVWMKLEKANPGGSIKDRIALAMIEDAESKNLINKDTEIIEPTSGNTGVGLAMVAAVKNLKLTLVMPESMSVERRALMKAYGANLVLTPKELGLGGTIAKAHEMVAENKNAWMPSQFTNPANPEIHHKTTAQEVVNDFPEGLDYLITGVGTGGHITGMAEVLKEKYPSIKVLAVEPTGSSIISGGEPGPHKLQGIGPGFFPETFNKDIIDGAVKITNEEAFAEVKNIAKTEGILVGISTGASLAAVRKQLATLKGEEVILTMNYDTGERYLSVEGLLTE